CGCTTGCCCAGGCCGCTCGGCCCCACCAGGTAGCCGTGCCCCCCTTGGCGGAAGGCGGCCTCGAGGGCCCTAAGAGCCCGCTCCTGGCCGAAGAAGGGCGGGGCGGGCCTGGGGGGGGTGGGAGGGGTGAACCAGCGCAGGGTGCGCACCCGCATCGGGCCCACTATACCCGGACCCCGGCCCCTCTCGTCTTGGGGTAAACTGGCGGCAAAGGGGGGATTTGATGGTCAAGGTGGAGGTTTTGGGCATGATCCTGGCGGGAGGGCAGGGGAGCCGCCTCTACCCCCTGACCGCCAAGCGGGCCAAACCCGCGGTGCCCTTCGGAGCCAAGTACCGCATCATCGACTTTGTCCTCAACAACTTCGTCAACTCCGGCATCTACGCCATCTACGTCCTCACCCAGTACAAGGCCCAGTCCCTCACGGAGCACATCCAGCGCTACTGGCGTTTCGGAGCCTTCTTGTCGGACCACTTCATCCTCCTGGTGCCCGCCCAGATGTACCGCTACGAGGAGCTCGGGCCCGTGTGGTACCGCGGGACCGCGGACGCCATCTACCAGAACCTCCACCTGGTCCAGAACCACGCCCCGAAGGCCGTGGCCGTCTTCGGCGGGGACCACATCTTCAAGATGAACGTCCGCCACATGGTGGACTACCACTACGAGAAGCGGGCGGACATCACCATCGCCGCCTACCCCGTACTCGTGGAGGAGGCAAGCCGTTTCGGGGTCCTGCAGGTGGATGAGGAGTGGCGCCTCACCGAGTTCCAGGAAAAGCCCAAGGCCCCCAGGCCCATCCCCGGGAAGCCCCACCTGGCCCTGGCCTCCATGGGGAACTACATCTTCCGCACCGAGGCCCTTTTGGAACTCCTGGAGGCCGACGCCAGGGACGAAGCCTCCAGCCACGATTTCGGCAAAGACGTGATCCCCCGGGCCCTCAAGGAAGGGTATAGGGTCTACGCCTACGATTTCCACCGCAACCCCATCCCGGGCCAGGAGGGCCCCAACCTCTACTGGCGGGACGTGGGCACCCTGGACGCCTACTTCGAGGCCAGCATGGACCTGGTCAAGGTCGTACCGGAGTTTGACCTCTTCAACCCCGAGTGGCCCCTCCGCACCGCCAACCTCTTCAGCCCCCCCGCCAAGTTCGTCCACGAGACGGGGGAGAGGGTGGGGCGGGCTCTGAATAGCCTCCTGGCGGGCGGGGTGATCGTGAGCGGAGGGACGGTGAGGGAGTCCGTCCTCTTCCGCCGGGTGCGGGTGAACTCCTATAGCCTGGTGGAGCGCTCCGTGCTCTTTGAGGACGTGGAGGTGGGGCGCTATTGCCGCATCCGGAACGCCATCGTGGACAAGAACGTCAAGATCCCCCCCAACACCGAGATCGGCTACGACCCGGAGCTGGACCGGGCCCGGGGGTTCACCGTGACCCCCGAGGGGGTGGTGGTGGTGCCCAAGAGCTACCGCTTCTAGCCATGGAGAAGCACCCCGGAAAGCTCTTCTACCGCCTCTCCCGCCTGAGCCCGGGGGACCAGCTTCCCCTTAAGCGCAAGCCCCGGGCTAAGGTCTACGCCAACCCTTTGGAGACCCAGGCCCTGCCTCCCTTTCGCCAAGAGGGCGGTCCTCCCCTCTTCCGGGCCATGGCCCACCTCAAGCCCCTCCTCCCCGAGGTGGGCTCGGCCCTCACCCTGAAGGACCTCTCCCAGGTCCTCTACCCTCTGGCGGAGCGGGGAGGGGGGCGGGGCTTTCCCTCGGCGGGGGGGCCTACCCCCTCGAGGCCTACCTGGTGGCCTTCCGGGTGGAGGGGGTCTTCCCCGGGGTCTACCACTACTTCCCCAGGGAGCACCAGCTCTTCCAGCTCTCGGGCAGGGCTGAGGTGGGGGCCTGGTCCGAGGCCCTCTTGGGGCTTCCCCTGGGCCAGGCTTCGGCCCTCTTGGTCCTAACCCTTTACCCCGAGCGGAGCGAGGCCTTGTTTGGAATTCGGGGCTACCGGTATGCTCTTTTGGAGGCGGGCTATGCCGTGACCCTTGCCCTTCTCGCCGCGGTGGGCCAGGGTCTGGCCGCCTATCCCGCGGAGACCTTTTACGACGAGGCCGTGGCCCGGTTGTTGGGTTTGCCCGAGGGGGAGCACCCCGGGGTGGTCTTGATCTTGGGACGCTAGGGATCCGGGGAAGCATTATGGCGCGTATCCTTCTGGTGGAGGACGACCCGCAGGTGGGAGAGCTGGTGAAGCGTTTTCTGGAGAAGGAGGGGATGGAGACCCTATGGGTACGCTCGGGGGATGAAGCCCTGGTCCGGGTCTGGGAGGGGCGGCGGCCCGATCTGGTAGTCCTGGACCGGGGCTTACCGGATAGGGAGGGGCTTGAGGTTTTGAAGGAACTCCGCCTCTTTGACCCCCTCCTTCCTGTTCTCCTCCTCACGGGGCGGGTCGACGAGGCGAGCCGGGTGGAGGGGCTTTTGGAGGGGGCGGACGACTACCTGGGCAAACCCTTCTCCCTCAAGGAGCTCTTGGCCCGCATCAAGGCCCTCCTCCGCCGGGCGGGGAAGGAGGGGAGGCGGCGCTTCGGCCCCTTGGAGCTGGACTTGGAGGCCCACCAGGCCTTCTTGGATGGGGAGCCCCTGAAGCTTTCCCCCACGGAGATGAACCTCCTCCTCACCCTAGTCCAGGCCCCGGGCCGGGTCTACACCCGGGAGGAGCTCTTGGACCGGGTCTGGGGGCCTGACTTCCCCGGATCGGAGCGGGTGGTGGACGCCTACATCCGCCTCCTCCGCAGGAAGCTAAAGGACGACCCCCAGGCCCCCCGTTTCATTGAGACCGTGGTGGGGCTGGGCTACCGCTTCCTGGGGGAGTAGTGGAAAGGGTCTTCGCCTACGGTACCCTCAAGCGGGGGGAGAGGAACCACTTCCTGGTGGTCCCTTACCTCCACCGGGTCCTCCCAGGCCGGGTATGGGGGTTTCGCCTTTTCCACCTGCCCCAGGGGGAGAAGCGCCCCTACCCCTACCCGGCTATGGTCCCGGGGGAGGGGTGGGTGGACGGGGAGGTCCTCTTCCTGGACCTCGAGGCCCTACCCCTTCTGGACGAGCTGGAGGAGGAGGGGGTGGAGTACCGGCGGGTGCAGGTCCAGGCGGAGACCCCCGAGGGGCTTATCCCCGCCTGGGCCTACCTCTACCTGGGGGACCTCGAGGGGGCAAGGCCCCTTCCCCCCGGGGCCTGGGAGGGGTAGGTACCCTGCCGGGGCTTCCGCCCCGGCGGGGGCCCCAGAAGAGGCCGGCCCACGCCAGACCCGCTATGCTTAGCCTATGCGGGTCCTCCACGTGGCCCCCGAGGCCTACCCCCTGGTGAAGGTGGGGGGGCTCGCCGACGTGGTGGGGGCCTTACCCAAGGCCCTGAAGCCCCTGGGGGTAGAGGCGGAGGTCCTCCTCCCCTGGCACGGGGGCCTCGAGGCCAGGAGGGTGGGGGAGGTGGGCTTCCCCTTCGCCGGGCGGGAGGAGGTGGCCCCCTTGGGGGAGCGGGTGGAGGGGGGGGTACGCTTCCTCCTCCTCGGGGTGGAGGGCTTCGGACGGGAGCGGGTCTACGGCTACCCCGATGACCCCGAGCGCTACCTGCGCTTCGCCCTGGCAGCGGGCCGCCTGGCCCAGGGCTACCACCTGGTCCACGCCCACGACTGGACGGCGGCCCTCCTCGCCCTCCTTTTCCCCACGGTCTACACCATCCACAACCTGGCCCACCAGGGGCTTTTGGACCCCGGGGCCTTCTTCCACTGGACCGGTTTTCCCTGGAATCTATTCCACATGGAGGCCCTAGAGTACCACGGCCGGGTCAACCTGATGAAGGGGGGGATCGTCTTCGCCCGGCGGGTGACCACGGTGAGCCCTGCTTACGCCGAGGAGATCAAGACCCCGGAGTTCGGCATGGGCCTGGACGGGGTCCTCCGCCGCCACGCCCACAAGCTCCGGGGGATCCTGAACGGCCTGGACCTCGAGGCCTTTGATCCCGCCAAGGACCCCCACCTCCCCGCCCCCTACACCCGGGAGGACCCCTCGGGAAAGGCCCTGGCCCGGGCCCTCTTTTGGGAAAAGACGGGCCTCAAGCCCCCCGTCCTGGCCTACATAGGCCGGCTGGACCCCCAAAAGGGCCTGGACCTCCTCCTCGCCGCCCTCCCCCGCCTTCTGGAACTGGGCTTTAGCCTCTACGTCCAGGGGGTGGGGGAGGAGGGGCTGGCCCGGGCTTTCCGGGAGGCGGCGGCGGCCAACCCCGATAGGGTGGCCTTCCTGGAGGCCTATCACGAGCCCATGGCCCGCCTGGCCTACGCCGGGGCCGAGGCCCTTTTGCTGCCCAGCCGCTTTGAGCCCTGCGGCCTGGCGCAGATGATCGCCCAGCGCTACGGCACGCCCCCCGTGGCCCGGGCCGTGGGCGGGCTTAAGGACACGGTGGAGGACGGGAGGACCGGGGTCCTCTTCCAGAGCTACCACCCGGAAGGCCTCCTCTACGGCGTGCTCCGCCTCTTCCGCCTGGGGGCGGAGGAGGTGGGGCTTAGGGGGATGGGGAAGGACTTCTCCTGGGAGGGGCCCGCCAGGGCCTACCACAGGGTCTACCGGGAGGCCCTAGACTAGGGAGGGATGGCGGACCCCCTGGACCACTTCCTGGCCCTCCTAAGGCGCAAGGACTATGGGGGGGCCCGGGCCTATGCCGAAGGCTTCCCCGAGGGAGAAAAGGAGCGGCTTCTTAAGGGTTTAGACCTCCTGGAGAGGGCCCCCGAGGCCCTCGAGGACCCCCTTTTCGCCGCCGAGAAGGAGGTGGTCCTAGGGGTCAAAGCGGTGCGGGAGGGCAGGCGGGAGGAGGCAGAGGCCCGCTTCCAGAAGGCCCTCACCCTGGACCCCCTGCACCATCGGGCCCTCACCAACCTGGGGTCCCTCCATTTGGAAAGGGGAGAGGAGGAGGCGGCCCTGGACCTCTACGGAAAGGCCTTGAGGCTGGCCCCCGACGACCCCCTTCTCCACGAGAACCTGGCCGCCCTCTACAAGAGGAGGGGGGACCTGGACAAGATGGTGGCCCACATGAAGCGGGCTACCCGGCTGAGGATGACCCCCCCCGCCCCCCTAGACCCCCTCACGGGGGAGCGCAAGCGCTCCATCCGGATTCCCCTTTGGGCCCTATTCCTCCTCCTCGCCCTCCTCGCCTACCTTTTCCTCTACAGGCCGTAGAGCCTGGCCAGGGCAGGCCCTGCCCCTCGGCGGGGATCCTGGGCAAAACCCCCTGGGACCCCCTGGGCTCACCGGGCGGGCCAACAAGTGGCCGTGCGGTGCGCTATGGGGGCCGCGGCCAGGTGGGGGTCAGATGCCCCGCAAGACCTCCTCCGGGGAGAGGGGCTTGGGTTCGCGAAAGGTGATTTCCTCCCCC
The genomic region above belongs to Thermus sediminis and contains:
- the glgC gene encoding glucose-1-phosphate adenylyltransferase translates to MVKVEVLGMILAGGQGSRLYPLTAKRAKPAVPFGAKYRIIDFVLNNFVNSGIYAIYVLTQYKAQSLTEHIQRYWRFGAFLSDHFILLVPAQMYRYEELGPVWYRGTADAIYQNLHLVQNHAPKAVAVFGGDHIFKMNVRHMVDYHYEKRADITIAAYPVLVEEASRFGVLQVDEEWRLTEFQEKPKAPRPIPGKPHLALASMGNYIFRTEALLELLEADARDEASSHDFGKDVIPRALKEGYRVYAYDFHRNPIPGQEGPNLYWRDVGTLDAYFEASMDLVKVVPEFDLFNPEWPLRTANLFSPPAKFVHETGERVGRALNSLLAGGVIVSGGTVRESVLFRRVRVNSYSLVERSVLFEDVEVGRYCRIRNAIVDKNVKIPPNTEIGYDPELDRARGFTVTPEGVVVVPKSYRF
- a CDS encoding glycogen synthase, which encodes MRVLHVAPEAYPLVKVGGLADVVGALPKALKPLGVEAEVLLPWHGGLEARRVGEVGFPFAGREEVAPLGERVEGGVRFLLLGVEGFGRERVYGYPDDPERYLRFALAAGRLAQGYHLVHAHDWTAALLALLFPTVYTIHNLAHQGLLDPGAFFHWTGFPWNLFHMEALEYHGRVNLMKGGIVFARRVTTVSPAYAEEIKTPEFGMGLDGVLRRHAHKLRGILNGLDLEAFDPAKDPHLPAPYTREDPSGKALARALFWEKTGLKPPVLAYIGRLDPQKGLDLLLAALPRLLELGFSLYVQGVGEEGLARAFREAAAANPDRVAFLEAYHEPMARLAYAGAEALLLPSRFEPCGLAQMIAQRYGTPPVARAVGGLKDTVEDGRTGVLFQSYHPEGLLYGVLRLFRLGAEEVGLRGMGKDFSWEGPARAYHRVYREALD
- a CDS encoding tetratricopeptide repeat protein; this encodes MADPLDHFLALLRRKDYGGARAYAEGFPEGEKERLLKGLDLLERAPEALEDPLFAAEKEVVLGVKAVREGRREEAEARFQKALTLDPLHHRALTNLGSLHLERGEEEAALDLYGKALRLAPDDPLLHENLAALYKRRGDLDKMVAHMKRATRLRMTPPAPLDPLTGERKRSIRIPLWALFLLLALLAYLFLYRP
- a CDS encoding gamma-glutamylcyclotransferase family protein, translating into MERVFAYGTLKRGERNHFLVVPYLHRVLPGRVWGFRLFHLPQGEKRPYPYPAMVPGEGWVDGEVLFLDLEALPLLDELEEEGVEYRRVQVQAETPEGLIPAWAYLYLGDLEGARPLPPGAWEG
- a CDS encoding response regulator transcription factor, with the translated sequence MARILLVEDDPQVGELVKRFLEKEGMETLWVRSGDEALVRVWEGRRPDLVVLDRGLPDREGLEVLKELRLFDPLLPVLLLTGRVDEASRVEGLLEGADDYLGKPFSLKELLARIKALLRRAGKEGRRRFGPLELDLEAHQAFLDGEPLKLSPTEMNLLLTLVQAPGRVYTREELLDRVWGPDFPGSERVVDAYIRLLRRKLKDDPQAPRFIETVVGLGYRFLGE